The following proteins are co-located in the Rattus norvegicus strain BN/NHsdMcwi chromosome X, GRCr8, whole genome shotgun sequence genome:
- the Araf gene encoding serine/threonine-protein kinase A-Raf isoform 1 (isoform 1 is encoded by transcript variant 1), producing MEPPRGPPASGAEPSRAVGTVKVYLPNKQRTVVTVRDGMSVYDSLDKALKVRGLNQDCCVVYRLIKGRKTVTAWDTAIAPLDGEELIVEVLEDVPLTMHNFVRKTFFSLAFCDFCLKFLFHGFRCQTCGYKFHQHCSSKVPTVCVDMSTNRRQFYHSIQDLSGGSRQQEVPSNLSVNELLTPQGPSPFTQQRDQEHFSFPAPANPPLQRIRSTSTPNVHMVSTTAPMDSSLMQFTAQSFSTDAAGRGGDGAPRGSPSPASVSSGRKSPHSKLPAEQRERKSLADEKKKVKNLGYRDSGYYWEVPPSEVQLLKRIGTGSFGTVFRGRWHGDVAVKVLKVAQPTAEQAQAFKNEMQVLRKTRHVNILLFMGFMTRPGFAIITQWCEGSSLYHHLHVADTRFDMVQLIDVARQTAQGMDYLHAKNIIHRDLKSNNIFLHEGLTVKIGDFGLATVKTRWSGAQPLEQPSGSVLWMAAEVIRMQDPNPYSFQSDVYAYGVVLYELMTGSLPYSHIGSRDQIIFMVGRGYLSPDLSKIFSNCPKAMRRLLTDCLKFQREERPLFPQILATIELLQRSLPKIERSASEPSLHRTQADELPACLLSAARLVP from the exons ATGGAACCACCACGAGGCCCTCCTGCTAGTGGGGCTGAGCCATCTCGGGCAGTTGGCACTGTCAAAGTGTACCTGCCTAACAAGCAACGCACAGTG GTGACTGTCCGGGATGGCATGAGTGTCTATGACTCTTTGGACAAGGCCCTCAAGGTGCGGGGTCTCAATCAGGACTGCTGTGTGGTCTACAGACTCATCAAAGG AAGAAAGACAGTCACTGCCTGGGACACAGCCATTGCACCTCTGGATGGCGAGGAGCTCATTGTGGAGGTCCTGGAAGATGTGCCACTGACCATGCACAATTTT GTACGGAAGACATTCTTCAGTTTGGCCTTCTGTGACTTCTGCCTTAAGTTTCTGTTCCACGGCTTTCGCTGCCAAACCTGTGGCTACAAGTTCCACCAGCATTGTTCCTCCAAGGTCCCCACGGTCTGCGTTGACATGAGTACCAACCGCCGACA GTTCTACCACAGCATCCAGGATTTGTCTGGAGGCTCCAGGCAGCAGGAGGTTCCCTCAAATCTCTCTGTGAATGAGCTGCTAACCCCCCAGGGTCCCAG TCCCTTTACCCAGCAACGTGACCAGGAGCACTTCTCCTTCCCTGCCCCTGCCAATCCCCCACTGCAGCGCATCCGCTCCACATCTACTCCTAACGTCCACATGGTCAGCACCACAGCTCCCATGGACTCCAGCCTCATGCAG TTTACTGCTCAGAGCTTCAGCACCGATG CTGCTGGTAGAGGTGGTGATGGAGCTCCTCGGGGTAGCCCTAGCCCAGCTAGTGTGTCTTCAGGGAGGAAGTCCCCACATTCCAAGTTACCTGCAGAACAGCGGGAACGGAAGTCCTTggcagatgaaaagaaaaaagtg AAGAACCTGGGGTACCGGGACTCAGGCTATTACTGGGAGGTGCCACCCAGTGAGGTACAGCTGTTGAAGAGGATCGGGACAGGCTCTTTTGGCACTGTGTTTCGGGGGCGTTGGCATGGCGATGTAGCTGTGAAAGTGCTCAAGGTGGCCCAACCTACCGCTGAGCAGGCCCAGGCCTTCAAGAATGAGATGCAGGTGCTCAG GAAGACACGACATGTCAACATTTTGCTGTTTATGGGTTTCATGACTCGGCCAGGGTTTGCCATCATCACACAGTGGTGTGAGGGTTCCAGCCTCTACCACCACCTACATGTGGCTGACACGCGCTTTGACATGGTCCAGCTCATTGATGTGGCCCGGCAGACTGCCCAGGGCATGGA CTACCTCCACGCCAAGAACATCATTCACCGAGACCTAAAGTCCAACA ATATCTTCCTACATGAGGGGCTCACAGTCAAGATTGGTGACTTCGGCCTGGCCACAGTGAAGACACGATGGAGTGGGGCCCAGCCCTTAGAGCAGCCCTCAGGGTCTGTGCTGTGGATG GCAGCTGAGGTGATCCGAATGCAGGACCCGAACCCCTACAGCTTCCAGTCGGATGTCTATGCCTATGGTGTTGTGCTCTATGAGCTTATGACCGGCTCACTGCCCTACAGCCACATTGGCAGCCGTGACCAG atCATCTTTATGGTGGGTCGTGGCTATCTGTCTCCGGACCTCAGCAAAATCTTCAGTAATTGCCCCAAAGCCATGAGGCGCTTGCTGACTGACTGCCTCAAGTTCCAGCGGGAGGAGCGGCCTCTATTTCCCCAG ATTCTGGCCACGATCGAGCT
- the Araf gene encoding serine/threonine-protein kinase A-Raf isoform 2 (isoform 2 is encoded by transcript variant 2) yields the protein MEPPRGPPASGAEPSRAVGTVKVYLPNKQRTVVTVRDGMSVYDSLDKALKVRGLNQDCCVVYRLIKGRKTVTAWDTAIAPLDGEELIVEVLEDVPLTMHNFVRKTFFSLAFCDFCLKFLFHGFRCQTCGYKFHQHCSSKVPTVCVDMSTNRRQFYHSIQDLSGGSRQQEVPSNLSVNELLTPQGPR from the exons ATGGAACCACCACGAGGCCCTCCTGCTAGTGGGGCTGAGCCATCTCGGGCAGTTGGCACTGTCAAAGTGTACCTGCCTAACAAGCAACGCACAGTG GTGACTGTCCGGGATGGCATGAGTGTCTATGACTCTTTGGACAAGGCCCTCAAGGTGCGGGGTCTCAATCAGGACTGCTGTGTGGTCTACAGACTCATCAAAGG AAGAAAGACAGTCACTGCCTGGGACACAGCCATTGCACCTCTGGATGGCGAGGAGCTCATTGTGGAGGTCCTGGAAGATGTGCCACTGACCATGCACAATTTT GTACGGAAGACATTCTTCAGTTTGGCCTTCTGTGACTTCTGCCTTAAGTTTCTGTTCCACGGCTTTCGCTGCCAAACCTGTGGCTACAAGTTCCACCAGCATTGTTCCTCCAAGGTCCCCACGGTCTGCGTTGACATGAGTACCAACCGCCGACA GTTCTACCACAGCATCCAGGATTTGTCTGGAGGCTCCAGGCAGCAGGAGGTTCCCTCAAATCTCTCTGTGAATGAGCTGCTAACCCCCCAGGGTCCCAGGTAG
- the Araf gene encoding serine/threonine-protein kinase A-Raf isoform X1, translating to MASPQDQGAPLPLMPDKEAYGTCPVLPQPILKKSLDNMEPPRGPPASGAEPSRAVGTVKVYLPNKQRTVVTVRDGMSVYDSLDKALKVRGLNQDCCVVYRLIKGRKTVTAWDTAIAPLDGEELIVEVLEDVPLTMHNFVRKTFFSLAFCDFCLKFLFHGFRCQTCGYKFHQHCSSKVPTVCVDMSTNRRQFYHSIQDLSGGSRQQEVPSNLSVNELLTPQGPSPFTQQRDQEHFSFPAPANPPLQRIRSTSTPNVHMVSTTAPMDSSLMQFTAQSFSTDAAGRGGDGAPRGSPSPASVSSGRKSPHSKLPAEQRERKSLADEKKKVKNLGYRDSGYYWEVPPSEVQLLKRIGTGSFGTVFRGRWHGDVAVKVLKVAQPTAEQAQAFKNEMQVLRKTRHVNILLFMGFMTRPGFAIITQWCEGSSLYHHLHVADTRFDMVQLIDVARQTAQGMDYLHAKNIIHRDLKSNNIFLHEGLTVKIGDFGLATVKTRWSGAQPLEQPSGSVLWMAAEVIRMQDPNPYSFQSDVYAYGVVLYELMTGSLPYSHIGSRDQIIFMVGRGYLSPDLSKIFSNCPKAMRRLLTDCLKFQREERPLFPQILATIELLQRSLPKIERSASEPSLHRTQADELPACLLSAARLVP from the exons GAGGCCTATGGCACCTGCCCAGTCCTACCTCAGCCCATCTTGAAAAAATCCTTAGACAACATGGAACCACCACGAGGCCCTCCTGCTAGTGGGGCTGAGCCATCTCGGGCAGTTGGCACTGTCAAAGTGTACCTGCCTAACAAGCAACGCACAGTG GTGACTGTCCGGGATGGCATGAGTGTCTATGACTCTTTGGACAAGGCCCTCAAGGTGCGGGGTCTCAATCAGGACTGCTGTGTGGTCTACAGACTCATCAAAGG AAGAAAGACAGTCACTGCCTGGGACACAGCCATTGCACCTCTGGATGGCGAGGAGCTCATTGTGGAGGTCCTGGAAGATGTGCCACTGACCATGCACAATTTT GTACGGAAGACATTCTTCAGTTTGGCCTTCTGTGACTTCTGCCTTAAGTTTCTGTTCCACGGCTTTCGCTGCCAAACCTGTGGCTACAAGTTCCACCAGCATTGTTCCTCCAAGGTCCCCACGGTCTGCGTTGACATGAGTACCAACCGCCGACA GTTCTACCACAGCATCCAGGATTTGTCTGGAGGCTCCAGGCAGCAGGAGGTTCCCTCAAATCTCTCTGTGAATGAGCTGCTAACCCCCCAGGGTCCCAG TCCCTTTACCCAGCAACGTGACCAGGAGCACTTCTCCTTCCCTGCCCCTGCCAATCCCCCACTGCAGCGCATCCGCTCCACATCTACTCCTAACGTCCACATGGTCAGCACCACAGCTCCCATGGACTCCAGCCTCATGCAG TTTACTGCTCAGAGCTTCAGCACCGATG CTGCTGGTAGAGGTGGTGATGGAGCTCCTCGGGGTAGCCCTAGCCCAGCTAGTGTGTCTTCAGGGAGGAAGTCCCCACATTCCAAGTTACCTGCAGAACAGCGGGAACGGAAGTCCTTggcagatgaaaagaaaaaagtg AAGAACCTGGGGTACCGGGACTCAGGCTATTACTGGGAGGTGCCACCCAGTGAGGTACAGCTGTTGAAGAGGATCGGGACAGGCTCTTTTGGCACTGTGTTTCGGGGGCGTTGGCATGGCGATGTAGCTGTGAAAGTGCTCAAGGTGGCCCAACCTACCGCTGAGCAGGCCCAGGCCTTCAAGAATGAGATGCAGGTGCTCAG GAAGACACGACATGTCAACATTTTGCTGTTTATGGGTTTCATGACTCGGCCAGGGTTTGCCATCATCACACAGTGGTGTGAGGGTTCCAGCCTCTACCACCACCTACATGTGGCTGACACGCGCTTTGACATGGTCCAGCTCATTGATGTGGCCCGGCAGACTGCCCAGGGCATGGA CTACCTCCACGCCAAGAACATCATTCACCGAGACCTAAAGTCCAACA ATATCTTCCTACATGAGGGGCTCACAGTCAAGATTGGTGACTTCGGCCTGGCCACAGTGAAGACACGATGGAGTGGGGCCCAGCCCTTAGAGCAGCCCTCAGGGTCTGTGCTGTGGATG GCAGCTGAGGTGATCCGAATGCAGGACCCGAACCCCTACAGCTTCCAGTCGGATGTCTATGCCTATGGTGTTGTGCTCTATGAGCTTATGACCGGCTCACTGCCCTACAGCCACATTGGCAGCCGTGACCAG atCATCTTTATGGTGGGTCGTGGCTATCTGTCTCCGGACCTCAGCAAAATCTTCAGTAATTGCCCCAAAGCCATGAGGCGCTTGCTGACTGACTGCCTCAAGTTCCAGCGGGAGGAGCGGCCTCTATTTCCCCAG ATTCTGGCCACGATCGAGCT